In Achromobacter xylosoxidans A8, a single window of DNA contains:
- a CDS encoding ABC transporter substrate-binding protein yields the protein MKRHTLFAACLGLATLALGAVAQADQVDDIKARGELICGTLGTSQPFSFQDGTTRQLVGYDVDVCKLVADKLGVKISYKLLSVAARVPELNEGRVDILAANLGYSPDRAQQIGFSHAYYVSPQKLLVRKDSGLETVEALNGRRIGATKGSSSEREIKRILDKSQVIGYGDSSATYLALQQKKVDAQFASELVLVRLVLQSPPTAPVSVIAKSVFDEPWGLGVRKSEPRFLETVNQALDEAEASGVAAKLFDKWFGPETPYKLERGFKIGPIAG from the coding sequence ATGAAACGTCACACTCTTTTCGCCGCCTGCCTGGGCCTGGCGACGCTGGCCCTGGGCGCCGTCGCCCAGGCCGACCAGGTGGATGACATCAAGGCGCGCGGCGAGCTGATTTGCGGCACGCTGGGCACGTCGCAGCCGTTCAGTTTCCAGGATGGCACGACGCGCCAGCTGGTGGGCTATGACGTGGACGTGTGCAAGCTGGTCGCGGACAAGCTGGGCGTGAAGATCAGCTACAAGCTGCTGTCGGTGGCGGCGCGGGTGCCGGAACTGAATGAAGGGCGGGTGGACATCCTGGCGGCCAACCTGGGTTATTCGCCGGACCGGGCGCAGCAAATCGGCTTCAGCCACGCCTATTACGTCAGCCCGCAGAAGCTGCTGGTGCGCAAGGATTCAGGGCTGGAAACGGTGGAAGCGCTGAACGGCCGCCGCATCGGCGCGACCAAGGGTTCCAGCTCGGAGCGCGAGATCAAGCGCATTCTGGACAAGTCGCAGGTGATTGGCTATGGCGACAGCTCGGCTACCTATCTGGCCTTGCAGCAGAAGAAGGTGGACGCGCAGTTCGCTTCTGAGCTGGTGCTAGTGCGCCTGGTGCTGCAAAGCCCGCCGACCGCGCCCGTCAGCGTGATCGCCAAGTCGGTGTTCGACGAGCCTTGGGGCCTGGGCGTGCGCAAGTCCGAACCGCGTTTCCTGGAAACGGTGAACCAGGCGCTTGATGAGGCCGAAGCCTCGGGCGTGGCCGCCAAGCTGTTCGACAAGTGGTTCGGCCCCGAGACGCCGTACAAGTTGGAGCGCGGCTTCAAGATCGGTCCGATTGCGGGCTGA